One genomic region from Sulfurimonas sp. encodes:
- a CDS encoding divergent polysaccharide deacetylase family protein, producing MAKRRKKKTTNNFLTYLAWFLAIIAIILSSLVAGYYFGYEDAKEEMASKTKYEKNKRLSVLKKLEKISSKKTRTTVNEKLKKVLKQESKAFAGASHEYGDISLPQAPKPPLRIKREVKRVSTKPKLAIIIDDVSVLSHVNAIKSLGIPLTMSFLPPSSFRPNSAQLASKEKIYMVHLPLEAQNFSAEEPLTLRISDSDAKISQRILKIKQMFPRVAYLNNHTGSKFTANELAMNRLLYALKSQNINFIDSRTTAQTKAPKVMKNLGLNYVARDVFLDHDMDKVSIKLQIKRAIKIAKLHGTAIAIGHPHANTLLALHESKALFKDVELVYINRLY from the coding sequence ATGGCAAAAAGAAGAAAGAAAAAAACTACTAACAATTTTTTAACATACTTAGCATGGTTTTTAGCGATCATTGCGATTATATTAAGTTCACTAGTTGCTGGATATTATTTTGGATATGAAGACGCAAAAGAAGAGATGGCATCTAAAACAAAATATGAAAAGAACAAAAGACTTTCAGTTCTAAAAAAGCTAGAAAAAATAAGTTCTAAAAAAACTAGAACTACTGTAAATGAAAAACTTAAAAAAGTTCTAAAGCAAGAGAGTAAAGCTTTTGCTGGAGCATCCCATGAGTATGGAGATATATCACTTCCTCAAGCTCCAAAACCGCCTTTAAGAATTAAAAGAGAAGTCAAAAGAGTATCAACAAAGCCAAAATTAGCAATCATCATAGATGATGTTAGTGTTCTCTCTCATGTTAATGCCATCAAAAGTTTAGGTATTCCTTTAACAATGTCATTTTTACCACCTAGCTCATTTCGTCCAAATTCTGCACAGTTGGCATCTAAAGAAAAAATATATATGGTGCATCTACCTTTAGAAGCACAAAATTTTAGTGCCGAAGAGCCTTTAACTTTAAGAATAAGTGATTCAGATGCTAAAATCTCTCAAAGAATCTTAAAAATAAAACAAATGTTTCCTCGAGTAGCATATCTAAATAATCACACAGGAAGTAAGTTTACAGCAAATGAGTTAGCTATGAATCGTCTTTTGTACGCACTTAAATCTCAAAATATAAACTTTATAGACAGTAGAACAACTGCCCAAACAAAAGCACCTAAAGTTATGAAAAATCTTGGTTTAAACTATGTAGCAAGAGATGTTTTTTTAGACCATGACATGGACAAAGTGTCTATAAAACTGCAGATAAAAAGAGCGATAAAAATCGCAAAACTACATGGAACAGCCATAGCTATTGGGCATCCACATGCAAACACACTTTTAGCTTTACATGAGTCAAAAGCTTTGTTTAAAGATGTTGAGTTGGTTTATATAAATAGGCTTTACTGA
- the rpsF gene encoding 30S ribosomal protein S6, which translates to MRKYENLVIVKPTFTAEEIQASIKAIEEIITSNGGEIATTDSMGMRKLAYPIDKNERGYYHVIYYSIAPSAITEIERRFRINEDLLRFITIKYDSNREITAWNQLVQKAEKKAAIPAKEEAPKEETPVVEETPAVVTEAPVVEETPAATEEVAKAE; encoded by the coding sequence ATGAGAAAATACGAAAACTTAGTTATCGTTAAACCGACATTTACAGCTGAAGAAATCCAAGCTAGCATCAAAGCTATCGAAGAAATAATTACTTCTAACGGTGGCGAAATCGCTACTACAGACTCTATGGGAATGAGAAAATTAGCATACCCTATTGATAAAAATGAGCGTGGTTATTACCATGTTATATATTATTCTATTGCTCCATCTGCAATTACTGAAATCGAAAGACGCTTCCGTATCAACGAAGACCTTCTTCGTTTTATAACTATCAAGTACGATTCAAATCGTGAGATTACAGCATGGAATCAACTAGTTCAAAAAGCTGAGAAAAAAGCTGCAATACCTGCTAAAGAAGAAGCACCTAAAGAGGAAACTCCAGTGGTTGAAGAAACTCCAGCAGTAGTAACAGAAGCTCCAGTGGTTGAAGAAACTCCAGCAGCAACAGAAGAAGTAGCAAAAGCTGAGTAA
- a CDS encoding single-stranded DNA-binding protein, with product MFNKVILVGNLTRDIELRYSQSGMGIAKTAIATSRKFTSNGEKKEEVCFVDITFFARSAEIANQYLRKGSKILVEGRLQFDQWTDQNGQKRSKHGVVVETMQMLDSKGDNQGGGYQAPAGQNAQSYNPPPQQNQSYQKQEPSYGNNEPKAQQTQQQSYQQNANAQSRQMPSSNDVPVIDIDEDEIPF from the coding sequence ATGTTTAATAAAGTCATATTAGTTGGAAACTTAACTAGAGATATCGAACTAAGATACTCTCAAAGTGGTATGGGGATAGCAAAAACTGCTATTGCTACTAGTCGTAAATTCACTAGCAATGGTGAGAAAAAAGAAGAAGTATGTTTTGTAGATATAACTTTTTTTGCTAGAAGTGCCGAAATCGCTAACCAATACCTTCGTAAAGGAAGTAAAATCCTAGTAGAAGGAAGACTTCAATTTGACCAATGGACCGATCAAAATGGACAAAAACGCTCTAAACATGGTGTAGTTGTTGAAACTATGCAAATGCTAGACTCTAAAGGTGATAATCAAGGTGGTGGATACCAAGCTCCTGCTGGGCAGAATGCGCAAAGCTATAACCCTCCTCCTCAACAAAACCAAAGTTACCAGAAGCAAGAACCAAGCTATGGGAACAATGAGCCTAAAGCGCAACAAACTCAACAACAAAGCTATCAGCAAAATGCAAATGCGCAAAGTCGTCAGATGCCTAGTAGCAATGATGTTCCTGTGATTGACATCGATGAAGATGAAATTCCATTTTAG
- the rpsR gene encoding 30S ribosomal protein S18 — protein MAEKRKYKKRFCKYCESKVDFMDYKEVGTLRFSLSERYKIMPRRLTGNCKRHQDMISAVIKRARAAALVPYTVTRKQVITQPFENLR, from the coding sequence ATGGCAGAAAAAAGAAAATACAAAAAAAGATTTTGTAAATATTGTGAATCAAAAGTTGATTTTATGGACTACAAAGAAGTAGGAACTTTGCGTTTCTCACTTTCTGAGCGTTATAAAATTATGCCTCGTCGTTTAACAGGAAACTGTAAAAGACACCAAGACATGATCTCAGCAGTAATCAAAAGAGCTAGAGCAGCAGCACTAGTTCCATATACAGTTACTCGCAAACAAGTTATAACTCAACCGTTTGAAAACTTAAGATAG